From Vagococcus jeotgali, one genomic window encodes:
- the ychF gene encoding redox-regulated ATPase YchF yields the protein MALTAGIVGLPNVGKSTLFNAITKAGAEAANYPFATIDPNVGMVEVPDNRLGELTKLVKPKKTVPATFEFTDIAGIVRGASKGEGLGNKFLSHIRQVDAICHVVRCFDDDNITHVEGRVDPLADIDTINLELVLADLESVDKRIARVSKIAKTKDKEAVAELAILEKIKPVLEAGQSARTIEFTEDEQPLVKSLFLLTTKPVLYVANVAEDEVADSDNNKYVQQVKEFAASENAEVITVCARAEEEIAELDDEDKADFLEALGIEESGLDKLIRTAYHLLGLATYFTAGEQEVRAWTFKVGMKAPECAGIIHTDFERGFIRAETVSYDDLKEYGSMSAAKEAGRVRLEGKDYVVQDGDVMLFRFNV from the coding sequence ATGGCATTAACAGCAGGAATTGTTGGATTACCAAACGTAGGTAAATCTACTTTATTTAACGCTATTACAAAAGCTGGGGCAGAGGCAGCTAATTATCCTTTTGCAACAATCGATCCAAATGTTGGTATGGTGGAAGTCCCTGATAATCGTTTAGGGGAGTTAACTAAGTTAGTTAAACCTAAAAAGACAGTCCCAGCAACTTTTGAATTTACAGATATCGCAGGGATTGTTAGAGGAGCAAGTAAAGGTGAGGGACTTGGAAATAAATTTTTAAGTCACATTCGCCAAGTAGATGCTATTTGTCATGTAGTACGTTGTTTTGATGATGACAATATCACTCACGTTGAAGGTCGTGTTGATCCTTTAGCTGATATTGATACAATCAATTTAGAATTAGTTTTAGCTGATTTGGAGTCTGTTGATAAACGTATTGCTAGAGTATCAAAAATTGCTAAAACAAAAGATAAAGAAGCTGTAGCAGAACTTGCTATTTTAGAAAAAATTAAACCTGTTTTAGAAGCAGGACAATCTGCAAGAACGATTGAATTTACTGAAGATGAGCAGCCCTTAGTTAAAAGTTTATTCTTATTGACTACTAAACCAGTACTATACGTGGCAAATGTGGCAGAAGATGAAGTAGCTGATAGTGATAATAATAAATACGTGCAACAAGTTAAAGAATTTGCAGCCTCAGAAAATGCTGAAGTTATCACAGTCTGTGCTAGAGCAGAAGAAGAGATTGCAGAACTTGATGATGAGGATAAAGCTGACTTTTTAGAAGCATTAGGTATTGAAGAATCAGGCTTAGACAAATTAATTAGAACAGCGTATCACTTACTAGGACTAGCAACTTACTTCACAGCTGGTGAGCAAGAAGTTCGTGCTTGGACCTTTAAAGTAGGGATGAAAGCGCCAGAATGTGCCGGTATTATTCATACTGACTTTGAGCGTGGATTTATTCGTGCAGAAACAGTATCTTATGATGACTTAAAAGAGTATGGAAGCATGAGTGCTGCTAAAGAAGCAGGACGTGTACGTCTAGAAGGTAAGGATTATGTTGTTCAAGATGGCGACGTGATGTTGTTTAGATTTAACGTGTAG
- a CDS encoding DUF1129 domain-containing protein, whose product MEELTVVDLQQKVAENRELEKKLTKKNDQFIFDLKKIISENYNITESKKAEVFNEILTTLVDGQKSGTTAKQLYGTPTEAAEAVINKPKAVSKQTFWKIWLDNSLLLLGLLSLMTGIVSMFARNSQGAQTQGIVSLLIGAIAGGFSFYLIYRYIYIYDTPGYDQTNRPGMLKTGAIMALCFIPWILIFSLSAFIKPEYNPSLPPMWVITIGVLALGARYLVKKQLGIKGNLFMR is encoded by the coding sequence ATGGAAGAATTAACAGTAGTAGACTTGCAACAAAAAGTAGCAGAAAATAGAGAACTTGAAAAAAAATTAACTAAAAAAAATGATCAATTTATTTTTGATTTGAAGAAAATCATTTCTGAAAATTATAATATAACAGAAAGTAAAAAAGCAGAAGTTTTTAATGAAATTTTGACAACTTTAGTGGATGGTCAAAAGAGTGGTACGACAGCTAAACAATTATACGGAACACCGACTGAGGCAGCAGAAGCTGTGATTAATAAACCAAAAGCTGTTTCAAAACAAACATTTTGGAAAATTTGGTTAGATAATTCTTTACTATTGCTTGGACTTTTATCATTGATGACCGGCATTGTCTCAATGTTTGCTAGAAATAGTCAAGGTGCACAAACACAAGGGATTGTCAGTTTATTAATTGGGGCAATTGCTGGTGGGTTTTCTTTCTACTTGATTTATCGTTATATTTATATTTATGATACCCCAGGATATGATCAGACTAATAGGCCAGGTATGTTAAAAACAGGTGCTATAATGGCTTTATGTTTTATTCCTTGGATCTTAATATTCTCTCTATCAGCCTTTATTAAACCTGAGTATAATCCATCACTGCCACCAATGTGGGTAATTACTATTGGTGTTTTAGCTTTAGGAGCTAGATATTTAGTGAAAAAACAATTAGGTATCAAAGGTAACTTATTCATGCGTTAA
- a CDS encoding ISL3 family transposase: MDNHTRKLLNLTDKSIIFEKDWLTEATIRGRRSNIIRGRLTSPDRICPSCHQNTCVKNGTYTTKTQLPEFNRVTTYLELKRERYLCKECHTTFSADTALVDDYCHISKTLKYQIALDLKEDRSRKEIARFHHVSDNTVQRVLYDFTNHCLTNFQHLPKVLCVDEFKSTKSCQSGMSFICADAESKKIIDILPDRRLFSLIKYFLKYSRKERLKVKFLVMDMNANYGGLLKTVFPHAEIVTDRFHIIQHINRSFNQLRIKEMNQLKRYDNEEAKQYRRIKKYWKLFLKDSSQLSATTYSNYPLFNKSMTQVGVIEELLSYNSTIKIAYDYIQELKYAYETKDSDLFLELTHSISNELPKEFKAKFKTFQTFRQGVTNALNYSYSNGFLEGINNRIKAIKRTAYGYRNFLTFKRRIFLIQGQSFQFN; this comes from the coding sequence ATGGATAATCATACTAGAAAATTACTTAATTTAACAGACAAATCTATTATTTTTGAAAAAGATTGGTTAACTGAGGCTACTATTAGAGGTAGACGCTCAAATATAATAAGGGGAAGACTAACGTCTCCAGACAGAATATGCCCCTCTTGTCATCAGAATACGTGTGTTAAAAATGGTACTTATACTACTAAAACACAACTACCAGAGTTTAATAGGGTCACAACTTATTTAGAACTTAAAAGAGAACGATATCTATGTAAAGAATGTCATACAACATTCAGTGCTGATACTGCGTTAGTCGATGACTATTGTCATATATCGAAAACATTAAAGTATCAAATCGCCTTAGATTTGAAAGAAGATCGTTCAAGAAAAGAGATCGCTAGATTCCATCATGTTTCTGATAACACGGTACAACGTGTTTTATACGACTTTACCAACCACTGTCTAACCAACTTTCAACATCTACCAAAAGTACTATGTGTCGATGAATTTAAATCAACTAAGTCATGTCAATCTGGTATGAGCTTTATTTGTGCTGATGCTGAAAGTAAAAAGATTATTGATATTTTACCAGATAGACGTCTCTTCTCTCTTATTAAGTACTTCCTGAAATACTCCAGAAAAGAGCGGTTAAAAGTGAAGTTTCTCGTCATGGATATGAATGCCAACTACGGTGGCCTTCTTAAAACTGTATTTCCACATGCAGAGATTGTGACAGATAGATTCCATATCATTCAGCATATCAATCGTTCTTTTAATCAACTAAGAATAAAAGAAATGAATCAATTAAAACGTTATGATAATGAAGAAGCAAAACAATACCGGAGAATAAAAAAATATTGGAAACTATTTTTAAAAGACTCTAGTCAATTAAGTGCCACTACATATAGTAATTATCCTCTTTTCAATAAAAGTATGACACAAGTTGGTGTCATTGAAGAACTTCTTTCCTATAACTCAACTATAAAAATCGCATATGATTATATACAAGAGTTAAAATATGCTTATGAAACAAAGGATTCAGACTTATTTTTAGAATTAACTCATTCTATCTCTAATGAGCTTCCTAAGGAATTTAAAGCCAAATTCAAAACATTCCAAACCTTCAGGCAAGGTGTTACCAATGCTTTAAATTATTCTTATTCAAATGGTTTTTTAGAAGGAATTAACAACCGAATCAAAGCTATCAAACGAACAGCCTATGGTTACCGAAATTTCTTAACTTTTAAGCGACGGATTTTCCTTATTCAAGGTCAATCATTTCAATTTAATTAA
- the guaB gene encoding IMP dehydrogenase: MSNWETKFSKKGYTFDDVLLIPAESHVLPNDVDLSVKLSDKIQLNIPIMSASMDTVTDSKMAIAMARQGGLGVIHKNMSVEQQRDEVKKVKRSESGVIIDPFFLTPNNKVMDAEHLMAKYRISGVPIVDTLDNRKLVGILTNRDLRFVTDYSVSIKDVMTKEGLVTAPIGTSLKDAEKILQKHKIEKLPIVDGEGRLSGLITIKDIEKVIEFPNAAKDEHGRLLVAAAVGVTSDTFERAEALVNAGVDALVIDTAHGHSAGVIRKIKEIRDTFPDVTLIAGNVATASATRDLYDVGVDVVKVGIGPGSICTTRVVAGVGVPQLTAIYDAAGVAREYGRTIIADGGIKYSGDIVKALAAGGFVVMLGSMLAGTDESPGEFEIYQGRRFKTYRGMGSLGAMEKGSSDRYFQSSVNEANKMVPEGIEGRVAYKGSVQDIIFQMLGGLRAGMGYVGAGNLKELRDNAQFIEMSGAGLRESHPHDVQITKEAPNYSVS; this comes from the coding sequence ATGTCAAATTGGGAAACGAAATTTTCGAAAAAAGGGTACACATTTGATGATGTATTATTAATTCCAGCTGAGAGTCATGTCTTACCTAATGATGTAGATTTAAGTGTTAAATTATCTGATAAAATTCAGTTAAATATCCCTATCATGAGTGCTAGTATGGATACTGTGACAGATAGTAAAATGGCAATAGCTATGGCTAGACAAGGTGGCTTAGGTGTTATTCATAAAAATATGAGTGTTGAGCAACAAAGAGATGAAGTTAAAAAAGTGAAACGTTCAGAAAGTGGCGTTATCATTGATCCATTTTTCTTAACTCCTAATAATAAAGTGATGGATGCAGAACACTTAATGGCTAAGTACCGTATTAGTGGTGTACCAATCGTTGATACTTTAGATAATAGAAAATTAGTAGGTATTTTAACAAACCGAGATTTACGTTTTGTGACAGATTACAGTGTGTCGATCAAAGATGTGATGACTAAAGAAGGATTAGTGACAGCTCCTATTGGTACAAGTTTGAAAGATGCTGAAAAGATTTTACAAAAACATAAAATTGAAAAATTACCAATTGTTGATGGTGAAGGTAGACTAAGTGGTTTAATTACAATTAAAGATATTGAAAAAGTGATAGAATTTCCTAATGCAGCCAAAGATGAGCATGGTAGATTACTTGTTGCTGCAGCTGTTGGTGTGACAAGTGATACGTTTGAGCGTGCCGAGGCTTTAGTCAATGCTGGTGTGGATGCTTTAGTTATTGATACAGCACATGGCCATAGTGCTGGAGTGATTCGCAAAATTAAAGAAATTCGTGATACATTCCCAGATGTTACTTTAATTGCAGGAAACGTAGCGACTGCTAGTGCCACACGTGATTTATATGATGTAGGTGTTGATGTGGTTAAGGTAGGAATTGGTCCTGGTTCAATCTGTACAACTCGTGTAGTTGCAGGTGTTGGGGTTCCCCAACTAACAGCTATCTATGATGCAGCAGGTGTAGCTAGGGAGTACGGTAGAACAATCATTGCTGATGGAGGGATTAAATACTCAGGAGATATCGTTAAGGCATTAGCTGCAGGTGGATTTGTTGTGATGCTAGGTTCTATGCTAGCTGGTACTGATGAGTCTCCTGGTGAGTTTGAAATCTATCAAGGCCGTCGTTTTAAAACCTACCGTGGCATGGGGTCATTAGGTGCTATGGAAAAAGGGTCAAGTGATCGTTATTTCCAAAGCTCAGTCAATGAAGCAAATAAAATGGTTCCAGAAGGTATTGAAGGGCGTGTCGCCTACAAAGGTAGCGTTCAAGATATCATCTTCCAAATGCTTGGTGGTTTACGTGCTGGTATGGGGTATGTTGGGGCAGGTAATTTAAAAGAATTACGTGATAATGCTCAATTTATCGAAATGAGTGGTGCAGGACTAAGAGAATCTCATCCTCATGATGTTCAAATTACAAAAGAAGCACCAAATTATTCTGTATCATAA
- the serS gene encoding serine--tRNA ligase: protein MLDLKFIRQNKEVVREKLETRGVNGSVLDEFLSLDAARRDNLVKVEELKKQRNDVSQDIAMLKRDKKDADDKIKEMQQVGDDIKAIDDLIHGIDEKMDAIAHVLPNLPAEGVPVGEDEDDNVEVKKWGTPRQFDFDPKPHWEIAEDLGILDFERGAKVSGSRFLFYKGAGARLERAIYNFMLDTHTEEHGYTEMIPPYIVNDKSMFGTGQFPKFKEDVFQLEDSNYTLIPTAEVPLTNYYREEILEEDQLPVYFTALSPSFRSEAGSAGRDTRGLIRLHQFNKVEMVKLSKPENSFDELEKMIENAESILEKLDLPYRTIVLSTGDMGFSASKTYDLEVWIPAQDTYREISSCSNCVDFQARRAKIRFRNEDGKVEYVHTLNGSGLAVGRTVAAILENYQNEDGSVTIPEALVPYMGGLTKITK from the coding sequence ATGTTAGATTTAAAATTTATTCGCCAAAATAAAGAAGTTGTTAGAGAAAAACTAGAAACTAGAGGAGTTAATGGCTCTGTACTAGACGAATTTTTATCATTAGACGCAGCAAGACGTGACAATTTAGTCAAAGTTGAAGAACTAAAAAAACAACGTAATGATGTATCACAAGATATCGCTATGCTAAAACGTGATAAAAAAGATGCTGATGATAAAATTAAAGAAATGCAACAAGTTGGAGATGATATTAAAGCCATCGATGACTTAATTCATGGTATTGATGAAAAAATGGATGCTATCGCTCACGTTTTACCTAACTTGCCAGCAGAAGGAGTACCTGTTGGGGAGGATGAGGATGATAATGTTGAGGTGAAAAAATGGGGAACACCTAGACAATTCGATTTTGATCCTAAACCTCACTGGGAAATTGCTGAGGACTTAGGTATTTTAGATTTTGAACGTGGTGCAAAAGTATCAGGTAGTCGCTTCCTGTTTTATAAAGGGGCAGGAGCTAGATTAGAGCGTGCCATTTATAACTTTATGCTAGACACACATACAGAAGAACATGGATATACAGAAATGATTCCACCATATATTGTTAATGATAAATCAATGTTTGGAACAGGGCAATTCCCTAAATTTAAAGAAGATGTCTTTCAATTAGAAGATTCAAATTACACATTAATTCCTACAGCAGAAGTACCTTTAACTAATTACTACCGTGAAGAAATTTTAGAAGAAGACCAATTACCTGTTTATTTCACAGCTCTAAGCCCTTCATTTAGATCTGAAGCCGGAAGTGCAGGTCGAGATACTCGCGGTTTAATTCGTTTGCACCAATTTAATAAAGTAGAGATGGTAAAACTAAGCAAGCCTGAAAATTCATTTGATGAATTAGAAAAAATGATAGAAAACGCTGAATCTATTTTAGAAAAATTAGATTTACCATATCGTACAATCGTCTTATCAACTGGAGATATGGGATTCTCAGCTTCTAAAACTTATGATTTGGAAGTATGGATTCCAGCTCAAGATACTTATCGTGAAATCAGCTCATGTTCTAACTGTGTTGACTTCCAAGCAAGACGTGCTAAAATTCGTTTCCGTAATGAAGATGGTAAGGTTGAATATGTTCATACTCTAAATGGTTCTGGACTTGCTGTTGGACGTACTGTAGCAGCTATTTTAGAAAACTACCAAAATGAAGATGGTAGTGTTACCATACCGGAAGCTCTTGTACCATATATGGGTGGACTAACTAAAATTACAAAATAA
- a CDS encoding serine hydrolase domain-containing protein produces the protein MKQSRINYDQIQYKLAKQKKLTILFFLTGVLLGVSAIIAIFFFSPTLLTGSMVHQNKKVEATTSSSNKPEKTASQNNQKQITRTTFNNKTPIPLIDQELGKQIDQELTDTKVSGTILAVKNNQTVLYESYGSAREVGWHPDESTYMLASIQKFYTALMIMELIEKDKLSLDTTLDKFYPEIESGQQITINQMLSMTSGLYLDKNNLPTKLKDKDDWEHFVLTNTSYQPSDSWSYSFVNYTLLAMIIEKVTDQSYEEYFTKTITEPLQLKQTGFYQDIDDNTHLVPAYLPNGNKTKKTPNYAYIRELGTGNMWISPQDFLTTVQAVADGFFGDLALTQSIWNTQDTTPKSDYRSGLYHKKDSNDQPFLFAHGIFRGYEPSVFFNNDASTAVIFFSNDFQDDKSNIAKGKDIYNQLLTPIVNEQKNNF, from the coding sequence ATGAAACAATCACGAATAAACTATGATCAAATACAATATAAACTAGCTAAACAAAAAAAATTAACGATTCTTTTTTTCTTAACAGGAGTGTTACTAGGTGTTTCTGCTATTATCGCAATATTTTTCTTCTCCCCAACTTTACTAACAGGCTCAATGGTTCACCAAAATAAAAAGGTAGAGGCAACTACCTCTAGCTCAAACAAACCAGAAAAAACAGCTAGTCAAAATAATCAGAAACAAATAACTAGAACGACTTTTAACAATAAGACACCTATTCCTTTAATCGACCAGGAATTAGGTAAACAAATTGACCAAGAACTCACTGATACTAAAGTATCTGGAACAATACTTGCTGTCAAAAATAACCAAACAGTACTCTATGAATCTTACGGGAGTGCTAGAGAAGTAGGTTGGCATCCTGATGAAAGTACTTATATGTTGGCTTCTATCCAAAAATTTTATACGGCTTTAATGATTATGGAATTAATAGAAAAAGACAAATTATCTTTAGATACTACACTTGATAAATTTTATCCAGAAATAGAATCTGGCCAGCAAATAACGATAAACCAAATGCTATCTATGACTTCTGGATTATATCTTGATAAAAATAACTTACCAACGAAGCTAAAAGACAAAGATGATTGGGAACATTTTGTATTAACCAATACTTCCTATCAACCATCTGATAGTTGGTCTTATTCATTCGTCAATTACACACTCTTAGCAATGATTATTGAAAAAGTTACAGACCAATCATATGAAGAATATTTTACAAAAACAATTACAGAGCCTCTTCAATTAAAGCAAACAGGTTTCTATCAAGATATTGATGACAATACACACTTAGTCCCTGCTTATTTGCCCAATGGAAATAAAACAAAAAAAACACCTAACTATGCCTATATTAGAGAATTGGGCACTGGTAATATGTGGATTTCTCCTCAGGATTTTTTAACAACTGTACAAGCTGTTGCTGATGGTTTTTTTGGAGACTTAGCCTTAACACAGTCTATTTGGAACACCCAAGATACAACACCTAAGTCAGATTATAGATCTGGTTTATATCATAAAAAAGATAGTAATGACCAACCCTTTTTATTTGCTCACGGTATATTTAGAGGTTATGAACCTTCTGTTTTTTTCAATAATGATGCCAGCACTGCTGTAATTTTCTTTAGTAATGATTTTCAAGATGATAAATCAAATATCGCAAAAGGAAAAGATATTTATAATCAACTGCTTACCCCTATTGTAAATGAACAAAAAAATAATTTTTAA
- a CDS encoding serine hydrolase has product MNRFKINLLTLLITIFTLFNASTTIVQAEDFSVPAKAAIAVDFETGKILYEQNIDTPLGIASMTKLISAYLVYQALDEGSISLNDPVPYDDALIKKTEDWTLSNIPIDKNLTYTVEDNIKAMLISSSNTSTTALARMISKTEQQFVDDMRALLKEWEIDDAHIISASGLSTGDLVDIDRYPNSDKDDENLLSARDMVIVARHLITDYPQVLDITKEPTYTLFAGTPNEVTYESSNLMLPGLEFETPGVDGLKTGTAVLAGACFIGSIEKDGKRTITVVMDVDDTHSRFEATKMLIDYVFDTWKYDVLLHQGDRAVIPAMTVPNGVETTVDLIIEEDVSGWVKDGSSDTTQTFNSDYPNDTINAPIKAGTVVGNETIINTPDNSGYLTKEDSHHAEQTVKVIAKKDIEKANIFTLIWRKIKNSIS; this is encoded by the coding sequence ATGAATCGTTTTAAAATAAACCTATTAACCTTGCTAATCACTATATTTACCTTGTTCAACGCATCAACAACTATCGTACAAGCAGAAGATTTTTCTGTTCCTGCTAAGGCTGCTATTGCTGTTGATTTTGAAACTGGAAAAATTTTATATGAACAAAATATTGACACACCTCTAGGTATTGCATCTATGACTAAGCTAATTTCTGCTTATCTAGTCTATCAAGCTTTAGATGAAGGTAGCATTTCTTTAAATGATCCTGTTCCTTATGATGATGCTCTAATTAAAAAAACTGAAGACTGGACTTTGTCAAATATACCTATTGATAAAAATCTAACGTATACTGTAGAAGACAACATTAAAGCTATGTTGATTTCCTCATCTAATACTTCAACAACTGCTTTAGCTAGAATGATTTCTAAAACTGAGCAACAATTCGTTGATGATATGAGGGCTCTTTTGAAAGAATGGGAAATTGATGATGCTCATATCATTTCTGCCTCTGGTCTTAGTACTGGAGATTTGGTTGATATAGATAGATACCCTAATTCTGATAAAGATGATGAAAACTTATTATCTGCACGTGACATGGTTATTGTCGCTCGTCATCTAATTACTGACTACCCTCAAGTTTTAGATATTACTAAAGAGCCAACATATACATTGTTTGCTGGTACGCCTAATGAAGTAACTTATGAATCATCTAACTTAATGTTACCAGGACTTGAATTTGAAACCCCAGGTGTTGATGGCCTTAAGACTGGAACAGCTGTTCTAGCTGGTGCTTGTTTTATTGGTTCGATTGAAAAAGATGGTAAGCGAACGATTACCGTTGTCATGGATGTCGATGATACTCATTCAAGATTTGAGGCAACAAAAATGCTAATAGATTATGTCTTTGATACTTGGAAATATGATGTTTTACTACATCAAGGTGATAGGGCGGTCATTCCTGCAATGACTGTACCAAATGGTGTCGAAACAACAGTGGATTTAATAATCGAAGAAGATGTTTCTGGATGGGTTAAAGATGGCTCAAGTGACACAACTCAAACTTTTAATTCAGATTATCCAAATGATACTATCAATGCACCAATTAAAGCTGGTACTGTTGTTGGAAATGAAACCATTATTAACACACCAGATAACTCTGGCTACCTCACTAAAGAAGATAGTCATCATGCTGAGCAAACTGTTAAGGTTATAGCAAAAAAAGACATAGAAAAAGCTAACATATTTACACTAATATGGCGTAAAATAAAAAACAGCATTAGCTAA
- a CDS encoding sensor histidine kinase yields the protein MKLKASKKKNKIELTSKEKSELFIEGIITIILLILINLAIYILIIQIIDTSLSVDKLIYNLKPSIYNTFYSPHTTVSRYPLIIIMLITDVFILYWRLIRRYKQMQQRHIIGELHYISNGHYDHRIPFELKGDLGRLITSINALVDSTVEAIEDERRIEQSKDELITNVSHDIRTPLTSIIGYLGLIEEGKYSNEEELLKYTQIAYSKSKQMKVLVDDLFEYTKVRQADTPLYNVSFDMNQLLEQLVVDYELEASKTGRVIEFLPSQPCLFMSGDTEKLVRVLDNLLSNALKYGTDGTRIIIISERLDEEAVITIKNDGETIPQEALDHLFDRFYRVDESRSRQTGGTGLGLAIAKSIISLHQGYIYAESNDRWTSFIIHLPIEQVE from the coding sequence ATAAAATTGAAAGCTAGTAAGAAAAAAAATAAAATTGAATTAACATCAAAAGAAAAAAGTGAACTATTTATAGAAGGAATTATCACAATTATTTTGTTAATATTAATTAATTTAGCAATTTATATTCTGATTATCCAAATTATTGATACTTCCCTTTCTGTTGATAAATTAATTTATAATCTAAAACCATCAATTTATAATACTTTCTATAGTCCACATACAACTGTTTCTAGATATCCACTTATTATCATTATGCTCATTACGGATGTTTTTATTTTATACTGGCGATTAATTAGAAGGTATAAACAAATGCAACAACGCCACATTATCGGTGAGCTTCACTATATTTCTAACGGGCACTATGATCATCGGATTCCTTTTGAATTAAAGGGAGATTTAGGTCGATTGATAACTAGCATTAATGCCTTGGTAGATAGTACTGTAGAAGCTATTGAAGATGAAAGACGAATTGAGCAATCAAAAGATGAATTAATTACAAACGTTAGTCATGATATTAGAACACCTTTGACTTCTATTATTGGCTATCTAGGACTCATTGAAGAAGGAAAATACTCGAATGAAGAAGAATTATTAAAATATACACAAATTGCTTATTCAAAATCTAAACAAATGAAAGTTCTAGTTGATGATTTATTTGAGTATACTAAAGTTAGACAAGCTGATACACCTCTTTACAATGTATCATTTGATATGAATCAGTTATTAGAACAATTAGTTGTTGATTATGAGCTAGAAGCTTCAAAAACGGGACGTGTTATTGAATTTCTACCATCACAGCCTTGTCTATTTATGAGTGGTGATACTGAAAAGTTAGTTCGTGTCTTAGATAATTTGTTATCCAATGCTTTAAAGTACGGTACTGATGGTACTAGAATTATCATTATCTCTGAAAGACTGGATGAAGAGGCAGTGATTACTATTAAAAATGACGGAGAAACTATTCCTCAAGAAGCACTTGATCACTTATTCGATAGGTTTTACCGAGTGGACGAATCTCGCTCAAGGCAAACCGGTGGAACTGGTCTTGGATTAGCTATTGCTAAGAGTATTATATCCCTTCATCAGGGATATATTTATGCTGAGTCTAATGATAGATGGACCTCTTTCATTATTCACCTTCCTATTGAACAGGTTGAATAA
- a CDS encoding response regulator transcription factor, with protein MRILVVDDDKEIVELLSIYIKNEGYEVVKAYDGKEALSKIVTNPDIDLMILDIMMPKMDGMQVVKELRKESQIPIIMLTAKTTDMDKIQGLIAGADDYVTKPFNPLEIMARVKSLLRRTILQVQNEIPDTLEVGPLVIKKDSHEVETDKGVKIQLTALEFGILYLLASHPNKVFSAEEIFERVWQQESLVSAKTVMVHVSHLRDKIEEATKGEKVIQTVWGVGYKIES; from the coding sequence ATGCGAATTTTAGTCGTTGATGATGACAAAGAGATTGTAGAATTACTTAGTATTTACATAAAAAATGAAGGCTATGAGGTAGTCAAAGCTTATGATGGTAAAGAAGCACTTAGTAAAATCGTCACTAACCCAGACATTGATTTAATGATACTTGATATTATGATGCCAAAAATGGATGGGATGCAAGTGGTTAAAGAATTGAGAAAAGAGTCTCAAATACCTATCATCATGTTAACCGCTAAAACAACTGATATGGATAAAATCCAAGGATTAATTGCTGGAGCTGATGATTATGTCACAAAACCATTTAATCCTTTAGAGATTATGGCCAGAGTCAAATCTTTACTTAGACGTACCATTCTTCAAGTACAAAATGAAATACCTGATACTCTTGAAGTAGGTCCTTTAGTGATAAAAAAAGACTCACATGAAGTAGAAACAGATAAAGGTGTTAAAATTCAACTAACTGCTCTAGAGTTTGGTATTCTTTATTTACTAGCTAGTCACCCTAACAAAGTATTTAGTGCTGAAGAAATTTTTGAGCGAGTTTGGCAACAAGAAAGTTTAGTTTCTGCTAAAACAGTTATGGTCCATGTTAGCCATCTACGAGATAAGATTGAAGAAGCTACTAAAGGCGAGAAGGTCATTCAAACTGTTTGGGGCGTTGGGTATAAAATTGAAAGCTAG